The Flavobacterium jumunjinense genome includes a region encoding these proteins:
- a CDS encoding acetyl-CoA C-acyltransferase, protein MNKKVVIVSAVRTPIGSFMGALSSVPATKLGATAIKGALDKINLDPKEVDEVLMGNVVQAGNGQAPARQAAIYAGIPDTVPCTTINKVCASGMKAVMQGAQAIMCGDADVVVAGGMENMSLIPHYVHMRNGVKFGPTSLVDGMQKDGLIDAYDNNAMGVAADLCATEHKITREDQDNFAIQSYKRSAAAWDAGKYDSEIVPVEVPQRRGDAIIISKDEEHTNVKLEKIPALSAVFTKEGTVTAANASTINDGAAALVLMSEEKANALGLKPLAYIKSYADAAHEPKWFTTAPSKALPKALEKANLSLSDIEFFEFNEAFSVVSLANAKILGLDNNKINVNGGAVSLGHPLGCSGARIIVTLLNVLNQNNAKLGAAAICNGGGGASAIVIEKA, encoded by the coding sequence ATAAAAGGTGCATTAGACAAAATTAACCTTGATCCAAAAGAGGTAGATGAAGTTTTAATGGGAAATGTTGTTCAAGCAGGAAATGGGCAAGCTCCGGCTAGACAAGCAGCTATTTATGCAGGTATACCAGATACTGTACCATGTACAACAATTAATAAAGTTTGCGCAAGCGGTATGAAAGCTGTTATGCAAGGAGCACAAGCAATCATGTGTGGTGATGCTGATGTAGTAGTTGCTGGAGGAATGGAAAACATGAGCTTAATACCTCACTATGTTCACATGAGAAATGGAGTAAAATTCGGACCAACCTCTCTTGTAGACGGAATGCAAAAAGACGGTTTAATTGATGCATATGACAACAATGCTATGGGTGTTGCTGCTGATTTATGTGCTACAGAACACAAAATCACTAGAGAAGATCAAGATAATTTCGCTATTCAATCATACAAAAGATCTGCTGCAGCTTGGGATGCTGGAAAATATGATTCTGAAATTGTTCCTGTAGAAGTTCCACAAAGACGTGGTGATGCAATTATTATTTCAAAAGATGAAGAGCACACTAATGTCAAGTTAGAGAAAATTCCAGCTTTATCTGCGGTATTCACAAAAGAAGGAACAGTAACAGCAGCAAATGCTTCAACAATTAATGATGGGGCGGCGGCATTAGTCCTAATGAGTGAAGAAAAAGCAAATGCTTTAGGATTAAAACCATTAGCATACATAAAATCATATGCAGATGCTGCACATGAACCAAAGTGGTTCACTACCGCTCCATCTAAAGCACTTCCTAAAGCTTTAGAAAAAGCAAATCTTTCACTTTCAGATATCGAATTTTTTGAATTTAATGAAGCTTTTTCTGTTGTTAGTTTAGCTAATGCTAAAATACTAGGCTTAGACAACAACAAAATAAATGTTAACGGTGGTGCTGTTTCATTAGGTCATCCACTAGGGTGTTCTGGTGCAAGAATTATTGTAACTTTATTAAATGTACTTAACCAAAATAATGCGAAATTAGGTGCTGCTGCAATTTGTAATGGTGGAGGTGGTGCTTCTGCTATTGTAATTGAAAAAGCATAA
- a CDS encoding C40 family peptidase has translation MFGISNLAIVPIRLEPSDRSEQVSQLLFGDHFKILEQMDNKWTKITTAFDNYEGWIDNKQFIYINEEQYNSIEDNEIILNGDLIEYISTANNQLIPIPLGSCISFIENKTIKEFGIFDGLKVSGIKNKSNIITTALMYLNTPYLWGGKTPFGIDCSGFTQMVYKLNGYKILRDASQQCTQGEALSFIEESEPGDLAFFDNEEGNITHVGIMMENNYIIHASGKVRIDRLDHLGIYNAETNRHTHKLRVIKKII, from the coding sequence ATGTTTGGAATTTCTAACTTAGCAATTGTACCGATTCGACTTGAGCCTTCAGATAGAAGCGAACAGGTTTCGCAGTTACTATTTGGTGATCATTTCAAAATTTTGGAACAAATGGATAACAAATGGACCAAAATTACTACAGCATTCGACAATTACGAAGGTTGGATTGATAATAAACAATTCATTTACATTAATGAAGAGCAATACAACTCTATTGAAGATAACGAAATTATACTTAATGGAGATTTAATTGAATACATAAGTACAGCTAACAATCAATTAATACCTATACCGCTAGGTAGTTGCATTTCTTTTATTGAAAACAAAACAATAAAAGAATTCGGTATATTTGACGGTTTAAAGGTATCTGGTATAAAAAACAAATCAAATATCATTACAACTGCGTTAATGTATTTAAACACTCCTTATTTATGGGGCGGAAAAACACCATTTGGAATTGACTGTTCTGGTTTCACTCAAATGGTTTACAAGTTGAATGGATATAAAATTCTTAGAGACGCTTCTCAACAATGTACCCAAGGCGAAGCCTTAAGTTTCATTGAAGAAAGTGAACCTGGAGATTTAGCTTTTTTTGACAATGAAGAAGGCAACATTACTCATGTTGGAATTATGATGGAAAACAATTATATTATCCATGCATCAGGAAAAGTAAGAATCGATAGATTAGATCATTTAGGAATTTATAATGCAGAAACCAATCGACACACTCATAAATTAAGAGTAATTAAAAAAATTATTTAA